One Cryptomeria japonica chromosome 9, Sugi_1.0, whole genome shotgun sequence genomic window carries:
- the LOC131029762 gene encoding putative pentatricopeptide repeat-containing protein At3g13770, mitochondrial — protein sequence MEALHILVTTHNPPGDSSSYLQLFQTCILKNALSHGKNVHSFIAQRRFAFATCTSFQNKLINMYVQCGSLLDSRKLFDHLKERDVISWNTIIAGYRRHGYPQVAVTLFHQMQRTFLQPDQFTFASVIPACAKMGTLEQGMDIYQSIKDRGISLNVVVATALVDMLAKCGSIDKARELFDRIPQRDVISWNAMIAGYAYNGLVKKALETFKQMQLAGVKPDTATFASILPACATIGALEEGIDIHQSITEGGFLSDVVVATALVDMYAKCGSIDRARELFDRMPQRDVISWNAMIAGYTQNGVLDKALRLFNEIPRKNVSSWNVMIAGCAQNGFVENALETFKLMPLAGVKPDSTTFASILPACAKMGALEQGMDIHRSITEGGFLSDVVVASSLVDMYAKCGSIDKARELFDKMPQRNVVSWNAMIAGYAQNGSLEKALETFKQMYLADVKPHSTTFASILPACAKMGALEQGMNIHRSITEGDFLSDVVVASALVDMYAKCGGIDKAHKIFNTMPQRNVVSWNAMTAGYVQNGFVEKALETFKQMQLAGVKLNSSTFVSILPACAKIGAVEEGMGIHQSIIETGFLSDIVVASALVDMYAKCGSVDKARQLFDRMPQRDVVSWTAMIVGYAQNGFPEKALETFKQMQLAGINPDSTTFASVLPACGKMGALEQGMDIHQRITEGGFLSDVVIVSALVDMYSKCGSIDKARELFDKMPQRNVVSWNAMIAGYAQNGLCKDALKFFELMKHSRTYPDIVSFAYVLFACSHAGLVDEGCTYFNHMSSHYCITPTVDHYVCMVDLLARAGYLEGALKFIIKMPVKPVVGVWMCFLGACRSHKNIGLGVFTATLLFDLDPKNSATYVLLSNIYAQVGRWSEVQIVRRLMKDTRIKKTPGCSWIEAHKTVHTFCVGDRSHPQTQEIYAKLEKLTWDMKAAGYFPDSEHSLNDVEEEEKELFLCHHSEKLAIAFGLLNTPSGTTIRVFKNLRVCADCHTATKFISKIAGREIVVRDANRFHRFDQGQCSCGDYW from the coding sequence ATGGAGGCGCTGCACATTCTGGTTACTACACATAACCCCCCTGGAGACTCCTCTTCGTATCTTCAATTATTTCAGACCTGTATTCTCAAGAACGCACTTTCACACGGCAAAAATGTCCATTCTTTCATTGCTCAGAGGCGATTTGCATTTGCTACATGCACAAGTTTTCAGAATAAGCTTATTAACATGTATGTCCAGTGTGGAAGCTTGCTGGATTCTCGTAAATTGTTTGACCATCTGAAAGAACGAGACGTTATCTCATGGAATACGATTATTGCAGGATATCGAAGGCATGGGTATCCTCAAGTGGCAGTCACACTGTTTCACCAAATGCAACGAACATTTCTCCAACCCGATCAGTTCACATTTGCCAGCGTaatcccagcctgtgccaaaatgggaacattggaacagggtatggacatctatcaaagcataaaggatagaggaatctcgttaaatgttgtagttgcaactgccttggtagacatgcttgcaaaatgtggaagcatagacaaggcacgcgaACTATTTGACAGAATTCCTCAAAgggatgtcatttcatggaatgcaatgattgcaggatatgcctACAATGGGcttgttaaaaaggctttagaaactttcaagcaaatgcaattggcaggtgtaaaaccAGATAccgcaacctttgccagcatccttccTGCCTGTGCTACGATAGGAGCTTTGGAAGAGGGtatagacatccatcaaagcataacggaagGGGGATttctgtcagatgttgtagttgcaactgcgctggtagacatgtatgcaaaatgtggaagcatagacagggcacgtgaactgtttgacaggatgcctcaaagagatgtaatctcatggaatgcaatgattgcaggatacacACAAAATGGTGTTCTAGACAAGGCTTTAAGGCTTTTCAACGAAATACCTCGAAAAAATGTATCATCCTGGAATGTGATGATTGCAGGgtgtgcacaaaatggatttgtcgaaaacgCTTTAGAAACATTCAAGCTAATGCCactggcaggtgtaaagccagactCCACCACTTTTGCCAGCATCcttccagcctgtgccaaaatgggagctttagaacagggtatggacatccatcgaaGCATAACGGAAGGGggatttttgtcagatgttgtagttgcaagttccctggtagacatgtatgcaaaatgtggaagtatagacaaggcacgtgaactgtttgacaaaatgcctcaaagaaatgtggtttcctggaatgccatgattgcaggatatgcacaaaatggatctcttgaaaaggctttagaaactttcaagcaaatgtatTTGGCAGATGTAAAGCCGcactccacaacctttgccagcatcctcccagcgtgtgccaaaatgggagctttggaacaggggatGAACATCCATAGAAGCATAACAGAAGGGGattttttgtcagatgttgtagttgcaagtgccctggtagacatgtatgcaaaatgtggaggcatagacaaggcacacaaaatattcaacacaatgcctcaaagaaatgtggtatcATGGAATGCCATGACTGCAGGATATGTTCaaaatgggtttgttgaaaaggccttagaaacttttaagcaaatgcagCTAGCAGGTGTAAAACTAAACTCCTCAACCTTtgtcagcatcctccctgcctgtgctaAAATTGGAGCTGTGGAAGAgggtatgggcatccatcaaagcataattgaaaCCGGATTTTTGTCAGATATTGTAGTTGCAAGTGCGCTGGTAGACATGTACGCAAAATGTGGAAGCGTTGACAAGGCACGTCAACTATTTGACAGGATGCCTCAACGAGATgtggtctcatggactgcaatgattgtagGATACGCACAAAATGGATTTcctgaaaaggctttagaaaccttcaagcaaatgcaattggcaggtataAATCCagactccacaacctttgccagcgtcCTTCCAGCCTGtggcaaaatgggagctttggaacagggtatggacatccatcaaagaataacAGAAGGGggatttttgtcagatgttgtaattgtaagtgccctggtagacatgtattcaaaatgtggaagtatagataaggcacgtgaactgtttgacaaaatgcctcaaagaaatgtggtctcatggaatgccatgattgcaggatatgcacaaaatggattgtgcaaggatgctctcaaattctttgaattaatgaagcactctAGAACATATCCTGACATTGTAAGCTTTGCTTATGTTCTATTTGCATGTAGCCATGCAGGCTTAGTGGATGAGGGTTGTACATACTTCAATCACATGAGTAGCCATTATTGCATTACACCTACTGTCGATCATTATGTGTGCATGGTTGACCTTCTTGCTCGTGCTGGCTATCTTGAGGGCGCCCTAAAATTTATCATTAAGATGCCTGTTAAGCCTGTGGTCGGTGTGTGGATGTGTTTTCTTGGTGCGTGTAGATCACATAAGAATATAGGTTTAGGAGTATTTACAGCAACACTGCTTTTTGATTTGGATCCTAAAAATTCTGCGACTTATGTTCTTCTCTCAAACATATATGCACAAGTGGGGAGGTGGAGTGAAGTTCAAATAGTAAGGAGATTGATGAAAGACACAAGAATTAAAAAGACCCCCGGATGTAGTTGGATTGAAGCCCATAAAACTGTACATACTTTTTGTGTTGGAGATAGATCACACCCACAGACACAGGAGATTTATGCAAAGTTGGAGAAATTGACTTGGGATATGAAGGCAGCAGGATATTTTCCAGATTCAGAACATTCACTTAATGATgttgaagaggaggaaaaagaattaTTTCTCTGCCACCATAGTGAAAAGTTGGCAATTGCATTTGGTTTATTAAACACACCTTCTGGAACAACTATTAGAGTTTTTAAGAACCTTCGAGTATGTGCTGATTGCCACACTGCAACAAAATTTATCTCCAAGATTGCTGGAAGAGAAATTGTTGTGAGAGATGCAAACCGTTTCCATCGTTTTGATCAGGGACAATGTTCTTGTGGAGATTACTGGTGA